In Perca fluviatilis chromosome 3, GENO_Pfluv_1.0, whole genome shotgun sequence, the following proteins share a genomic window:
- the LOC120555660 gene encoding protein-lysine methyltransferase METTL21C — protein MDTLSTYCVEGTSYMRSREEGKEEEEKEGEEEEKEEEEEDGGEEDKEEKKDESAVQKQQRPAWAPCFFYKADKEVYNYVGQEIVIRGGLDSYAGMIWPAALALCHYLDTHREQLSLMDKAVLEIGAGTGLLSVVAALLGAWVTATDLPEALSNLRANLNRNTRGRCRYAPQVATLSWCEDLERSYPTSVYRYDYVLAADVVYHHDFLDELLVTMKHFCKPGTTLIWANKVRYEADLTFTEKFKKAFHTSLLAEDGEMKIFMATCRE, from the exons ATGGATACTTTGTCCACGTACTGTGTGGAGGGAACCAGTTATATGAGAAGCAGAGAGGAAggcaaggaggaggaagaaaaggaaggcgaggaggaggagaaggaagaggaggaggaagatgggGGTGAAGAagataaagaggaaaaaaaag ATGAGTCAGCCGTCCAGAAGCAACAAAGACCAGCCTGGGCTCCGTGTTTCTTCTACAAAGCAGATAAAGAGGTGTACAATTACGTGGGCCAGGAGATCGTCATCAGGGGTGGTCTTGACTCCTATGCAGGCATGATATGGCCAGCG GCTCTGGCTCTCTGTCACTACCTGGACACCCATCGCGAACAGTTGAGTCTTATGGACAAGGCGGTCCTGGAGATCGGGGCAGGAACTGGCCTCCTGTCTGTTGTAGCAGCGCTCCTCG GTGCCTGGGTGACAGCCACAGACCTTCCAGAGGCCCTGAGCAACCTGAGAGCCAACCTTAACAGGAACACCAGGGGCCGCTGCAGATACGCACCCCAAGTGGCAACTCTGTCCTGGTGCGAGGACCTGGAGCGCTCCTACCCTACATCCGTCTACCGATACGACTACGTGCTGGCAGCTGATGTGGTCTACCATCACGACTTCCTGGACGAGCTCCTGGTCACCATGAAGCATTTCTGCAAACCAGGAACGACTTTGATCTGGGCCAACAAGGTGAGGTATGAGGCTGATCTGACTTTCACGGAGAAATTTAAAAAGGCTTTCCACACGAGTCTGCTGGCTGAAGACGGAGAGATGAAGATCTTCATGGCAACGTGTAGAGAGTGA